A genomic window from Candidatus Denitrolinea symbiosum includes:
- a CDS encoding ATPase produces MTVVKPNYFDPIQQKTAKRWQQLEADHDLAAPWHQLFKQVQSPRHVLSELLQNADDAEATEVSVRIENGIFSFIHNGKDFTDEDFASLCRFGYSNKRLLRTIGFRGIGFKSTFSLGDTVVLRSPTLIVAFHKRQFTLPIWSDGETTKDGTTQIIVKIQDDQRKKELVNNIQEWLSSPFSLLFFNHIRHLKLGDHDLHWDKFKKGPTSESEWMSLQGDHGPNLVVRSDVEPFPDDALKEIREERLLDMGETTELAPCKVEIVLGAPGQLFVVLPTGVKTRLPFAINAPFVQDPARLKIKDPGISSTNRWLLHRIGKLAAETMITWLERENLSEEARAKAYDLLPAGFPMDDSLESACMSVIEESITDILRERDFVLSDGGALEPSGQCTSVPTVIRNIWTGDQIISILGNKFSQPVLLSNYVDEQSRQKLYDRKAIKAINQDDFQNILTNQTPPKPTSWAPLLELWNFISQLPYTWKNKNLNIFPVRGQDVLVSAKNVVRLGEKRLLQSEEDWDFLARYLLVLDVNWTRYLTEQRRISEENNDKELAEKSAAAEQLLINAELDKPSNVDSVIERTALVFFSENQPTLDESIRIAQIAAKLNAKIGANFRFWTRDGRLYSINDVLMFDETGRLEEFIPPQIQTSAFLHSEYYGNFVSCTKREWYDWIRSGMAGINTFPSIESQTNPVWGDKNIEKEVKSRGYIEPLYYQYKTRQYEIEDWDFAIEYWEHWEACVQNDPTFWGRLLDHLLNQRKTWESALNARALQVATTGSRRVITTMPLAPTWLLKLHALPCLRDTRGNYRQPAELMLRTPETEPLMDVESFVDAHLDTEASRPLLKLLGVRDTPSGPQQILERLRALALATKPPLLELTKWYQRLDALFEHCSTVDQQEMISVFRNEALIFTEDGTWQTSETVYIIADENDAPGAALIHSSIDRLSLWRRIYVNERPTVELAIQWLNRLHSNEKLPTGDSRRVKALLGRHPTRILRECGHWLNLAGTWVPFEELKFSLSMQSLIPWGHFHDWVKEETADLQMLSAEVVRDAPFASLLSLASQVENRVQNPPRATRYLSMEWLQTLGKILTRVRLEDKTMTLKVRALALRLSQTESVQVDSINTLPYLRGLPAGSIEKDQLAWVDETLFMVKLSSARMARLLPERLGAIFGWNEMGALVLYSFERSENEICSYLEENFELKSEDIIQPHREEREDSPLPDEPMPVPREQPVDAVPFASSEPEKEIIDDVPAQAETENQPVVSQEMEETVRPSRPAVAKLPLIERFALQQGFQKVDSQNFIHKDGRRLAKNIGIFPWLVEDSTGTIIKYYWAKEHCLKRKPLEIPTEIWHLIEQTPENHALIFEDPNGDPVEMAGNELQNLKKQGVLKIYPAAYRLTLEMD; encoded by the coding sequence ATGACCGTCGTTAAGCCTAATTATTTTGATCCCATCCAGCAAAAGACAGCGAAACGCTGGCAGCAACTGGAAGCGGATCACGATCTAGCCGCACCCTGGCATCAACTTTTCAAACAGGTGCAGAGTCCAAGGCATGTTCTGTCTGAGTTGCTGCAGAACGCCGATGATGCCGAGGCGACAGAAGTCTCTGTCCGAATTGAAAATGGAATATTTTCCTTCATCCATAATGGCAAGGATTTTACCGATGAAGACTTTGCATCCTTGTGTCGCTTTGGTTATTCCAACAAAAGACTGCTCCGAACCATTGGGTTTCGCGGCATCGGCTTTAAAAGCACCTTCAGCCTGGGAGATACAGTAGTACTTCGCAGCCCCACTCTTATAGTGGCATTTCACAAAAGGCAGTTTACGCTGCCCATATGGTCTGATGGAGAGACCACAAAGGATGGAACCACACAGATAATTGTCAAGATTCAGGATGATCAGCGCAAGAAGGAACTTGTAAATAACATACAGGAGTGGCTGAGCAGCCCGTTTTCCCTCCTGTTTTTTAATCACATCCGCCACCTGAAACTTGGTGACCATGATCTACACTGGGACAAGTTCAAGAAAGGCCCTACTTCGGAGTCAGAGTGGATGTCTCTGCAAGGTGATCATGGACCAAATCTAGTGGTTCGGTCCGATGTTGAGCCATTTCCTGATGATGCGTTGAAAGAAATTCGGGAGGAGCGCCTATTGGATATGGGGGAGACCACAGAACTTGCGCCCTGCAAAGTGGAGATTGTTCTCGGTGCACCCGGTCAACTCTTCGTGGTTCTACCCACCGGGGTGAAGACCAGACTGCCTTTTGCTATTAATGCCCCATTCGTTCAGGATCCTGCACGTCTAAAAATCAAAGATCCCGGGATATCTTCGACAAACCGATGGTTGTTACACAGGATCGGGAAACTGGCCGCAGAGACAATGATCACATGGTTGGAACGGGAAAATTTGTCTGAGGAAGCCCGTGCCAAAGCATACGACCTGCTCCCCGCCGGTTTTCCAATGGATGATTCTTTGGAAAGCGCTTGTATGTCAGTCATCGAAGAATCCATTACAGATATACTTCGTGAACGTGATTTTGTGTTATCGGATGGCGGAGCCCTTGAACCGTCAGGTCAATGCACAAGTGTACCAACAGTTATCAGGAACATCTGGACCGGCGATCAGATTATCTCCATTCTAGGGAATAAGTTCTCTCAGCCCGTCCTGCTTTCAAACTATGTTGATGAGCAAAGCAGACAAAAACTTTATGATAGAAAAGCAATAAAAGCCATCAATCAGGATGATTTTCAAAATATCCTGACAAATCAAACACCACCAAAGCCAACCAGCTGGGCTCCACTTTTAGAACTCTGGAATTTTATTTCGCAACTGCCTTACACATGGAAAAACAAAAACCTGAATATTTTCCCTGTTCGCGGTCAGGATGTTCTCGTGTCCGCCAAAAATGTGGTCCGACTGGGTGAAAAGCGATTGCTTCAATCTGAAGAGGATTGGGATTTTCTTGCCAGGTATTTGTTGGTTCTTGATGTTAACTGGACCCGCTATTTAACTGAGCAGCGAAGAATTTCCGAGGAAAACAACGACAAGGAGTTGGCAGAGAAATCCGCCGCAGCTGAACAGTTATTGATTAATGCCGAGTTGGATAAACCAAGCAATGTCGATAGCGTGATCGAGCGGACGGCTCTGGTTTTCTTTTCTGAAAACCAGCCCACATTGGATGAGTCAATTCGTATTGCACAGATCGCCGCGAAACTCAACGCAAAGATCGGGGCCAACTTTCGGTTTTGGACAAGAGATGGAAGGCTTTATTCCATCAATGATGTTCTTATGTTCGACGAGACCGGGAGGCTGGAAGAATTTATTCCACCTCAGATACAGACGAGCGCCTTTCTACACAGTGAGTATTACGGCAACTTTGTTTCCTGCACGAAGAGGGAATGGTATGACTGGATTCGCTCCGGAATGGCGGGGATCAATACATTTCCATCCATCGAGAGCCAGACCAATCCTGTTTGGGGAGATAAGAATATCGAGAAGGAAGTCAAATCGCGCGGATACATAGAACCGCTTTACTATCAATATAAAACCAGGCAATATGAGATCGAGGACTGGGATTTCGCCATCGAATACTGGGAACACTGGGAGGCATGTGTCCAGAATGATCCCACATTCTGGGGCCGGCTGCTCGATCATTTACTCAATCAACGAAAAACGTGGGAGAGCGCCCTTAACGCGAGGGCTTTGCAAGTGGCAACCACCGGAAGCCGAAGAGTTATCACCACGATGCCCCTTGCGCCCACCTGGCTATTAAAACTACATGCCCTCCCATGCTTGCGTGACACACGCGGAAATTATCGCCAACCAGCTGAATTGATGTTGCGTACTCCCGAAACCGAACCACTCATGGATGTTGAGTCGTTCGTGGACGCCCATCTGGATACCGAAGCATCGCGTCCGCTACTGAAACTACTTGGAGTGCGCGATACGCCAAGTGGACCGCAACAGATCCTCGAGCGTTTACGTGCACTGGCACTGGCCACAAAGCCACCTCTTTTGGAATTGACCAAATGGTACCAGCGCCTGGATGCACTGTTTGAGCACTGCTCCACGGTTGATCAGCAGGAGATGATTTCCGTTTTTCGAAACGAGGCATTGATCTTCACAGAGGATGGGACCTGGCAAACATCGGAGACAGTGTACATCATCGCTGACGAAAATGATGCGCCTGGCGCGGCGTTGATCCATTCTTCGATAGATCGCCTATCCTTGTGGAGAAGGATATATGTAAACGAGCGTCCGACAGTTGAACTTGCCATTCAATGGCTCAATCGTCTCCATTCCAATGAAAAACTCCCAACAGGTGACTCTCGTCGGGTGAAGGCATTGCTGGGACGGCACCCCACACGGATTCTCCGTGAGTGCGGACATTGGCTCAATCTGGCAGGTACATGGGTACCGTTTGAGGAATTGAAATTTTCCTTGAGCATGCAATCCCTTATCCCTTGGGGACATTTCCACGATTGGGTAAAAGAAGAAACCGCTGACCTGCAAATGCTCAGCGCAGAAGTGGTGCGCGATGCCCCCTTTGCCTCCCTGTTATCGCTTGCAAGCCAGGTCGAAAACCGTGTCCAAAATCCGCCAAGAGCAACACGATATCTTTCGATGGAATGGCTTCAAACCTTGGGAAAGATCCTGACTCGAGTTCGTCTTGAAGACAAAACAATGACCCTGAAAGTCCGTGCGCTAGCTCTACGATTGAGTCAAACCGAATCTGTACAAGTGGATTCCATCAATACTCTTCCCTACCTGCGTGGATTGCCAGCTGGTTCGATTGAAAAGGACCAGCTTGCCTGGGTGGATGAAACCCTCTTCATGGTCAAACTCTCCTCAGCAAGGATGGCACGATTATTGCCGGAACGGCTTGGTGCAATTTTCGGGTGGAATGAAATGGGAGCGCTTGTCCTATATAGCTTCGAGCGTAGTGAGAACGAGATTTGTTCCTACCTGGAAGAGAATTTCGAACTGAAATCGGAAGATATCATTCAACCCCATCGGGAAGAGCGCGAGGATTCACCTCTTCCTGATGAACCAATGCCTGTTCCCCGCGAGCAGCCTGTCGATGCAGTACCATTCGCTTCCTCTGAACCAGAAAAGGAAATCATCGATGATGTCCCGGCACAAGCAGAGACTGAAAATCAGCCAGTAGTCTCCCAGGAGATGGAAGAGACGGTCCGCCCGAGCCGACCGGCAGTGGCTAAGCTTCCTTTGATCGAGCGCTTCGCCCTTCAGCAGGGATTCCAAAAAGTGGACTCCCAAAATTTTATCCACAAAGATGGCAGGCGTTTGGCAAAAAATATTGGTATCTTTCCCTGGCTGGTTGAGGATTCAACCGGGACCATTATCAAGTATTATTGGGCGAAGGAACACTGCCTCAAACGAAAGCCTCTTGAAATTCCCACCGAGATCTGGCATCTCATTGAGCAGACGCCAGAGAACCATGCCTTGATATTCGAGGATCCCAACGGCGATCCTGTTGAAATGGCCGGCAATGAGTTGCAGAATCTGAAAAAGCAGGGTGTGCTGAAAATTTATCCGGCGGCCTATCGTTTGACTCTCGAAATGGACTGA
- a CDS encoding ATP-dependent helicase HepA, translated as MAKLEDLKRNTQVKGLVPSGTVTILNVQSHGPDVFEVTYRDVNGKDNSELLFRDREADLEVIEAGTPWAFDSDGELFRLVSEAYRIRMAYLFDPWMAVHLSQVEPLPHQITAVYGEMLPRQPLRFLLADDPGAGKTIMTGLFIKELMLRGDLQRCLIVVPGNLVEQWQDELYQKFQLDFELLTNDRINGARTGNALAEMPLVVARLDKLSRDEELQKKLAQTDWDLVVMDESHKCSASVFGGEIKYTKRYHLAELLSQRTRHLLMLTATPHNGKEEDFQLFMALIDPDRFEGKYREGTHEADASDLMRRLVKEKLLKFDGTPLFPERRAYTVTYELSELEAALYEQVTSYVREEFNRAEKLDKDRKGTVGFALTVLQRRLASSPEAIYQSLHRRRERLETRLREEKLMKRGRDVDITEDTFKDIPKFSEEDYEDFDDAPETENEQTEEQVSDSASAARTIAELELEIDHLAELEKLADKVRRSGQDRKWTELSKLLQDQAEMFDADGRRRKLVIFSEHRDTLNYLTDKIRTLLGKHEAVVSIHGGIDRDKRRAIQASFVQDKDVIVLVATDAAGEGINLQRAHLMINYDLPWNPTRLEQRFGRIHRIGQTEVCHLWNLVSDQTREGEVYIRLLQKIEEQRKALMSDGVFDILGKLFRETSLRQLLMEAIRYGDQPEVKARLFQAVDNLADQEHVRELLEERSLAQDTLDVTNVRRIREDFERAQARRLQPHFIAGFFKAAFEHLGGTMHAREPLRFEITHVPAPIRNRASTFGRGTVLNKYERVTFNKEAIHQPGKVTAEFLCPGNPLMDAVTDLILERYRGLLRQGAILVDPTDMGEEPRVLYYLEHAIKDARPAKIGERRVISKQMQFVEINSKGEAKSAGPAPFHNYLPLEETSKPLIESVLETDWLRGDLESSIRTYAAQTLVPQHLQEVKSRREESILKTEAAVKDRLTKEITYWDNRAAELIAQEQAGKTNARLNSDLARRRADELAARLQKRMEELEQERHISAAPPVIMGGALVIPAGLLAKMQNRPPSLFARQTKAVELAAMRAVMEHELKLGFIPKDVSADKVGWDIESQAGEGKLRFIEVKGRVEGAKTVTVTKTEILAALNKPDDFILAVVEVLFEGEAAKGGVPGYLHKPFQREPDFAAVSVNYELKELLVKGETSK; from the coding sequence ATGGCTAAATTAGAAGACCTGAAACGCAATACGCAAGTCAAAGGGCTGGTCCCCTCGGGGACCGTCACCATTTTAAACGTGCAAAGTCACGGACCAGACGTATTCGAGGTCACGTATCGCGATGTGAACGGGAAGGATAATAGCGAACTCCTTTTCCGTGACCGCGAGGCTGACCTCGAGGTAATCGAGGCCGGCACACCTTGGGCTTTCGATAGTGATGGGGAATTGTTCCGCCTGGTGTCTGAAGCTTATCGCATTCGCATGGCCTATCTGTTCGACCCGTGGATGGCTGTGCACCTTTCCCAAGTAGAACCCTTACCCCACCAAATCACAGCTGTATATGGCGAAATGCTGCCGCGCCAGCCACTCCGTTTTTTACTGGCAGATGACCCCGGCGCTGGCAAGACCATCATGACGGGGTTGTTCATCAAGGAATTGATGTTGCGAGGGGACTTGCAACGCTGTCTGATCGTGGTTCCGGGCAACCTTGTCGAGCAGTGGCAGGATGAACTCTATCAAAAGTTCCAACTGGATTTTGAGCTTCTCACCAATGATCGCATCAACGGAGCGCGGACAGGAAATGCGTTAGCAGAAATGCCTTTGGTAGTGGCTCGCCTGGACAAGCTCAGCCGTGACGAAGAACTGCAGAAGAAGCTGGCGCAGACCGATTGGGACCTGGTTGTGATGGATGAGTCTCACAAGTGCTCTGCATCTGTCTTTGGCGGCGAGATCAAGTACACCAAGCGTTATCACTTGGCGGAATTGCTTTCCCAGCGGACGAGGCATCTATTGATGCTGACCGCCACACCGCACAACGGCAAAGAAGAAGATTTTCAACTCTTCATGGCACTGATCGACCCGGACCGCTTCGAAGGCAAATACCGCGAAGGCACGCATGAAGCCGATGCGTCCGATTTGATGCGCAGATTGGTCAAAGAGAAATTGCTGAAATTCGACGGCACTCCTCTTTTCCCAGAACGTCGCGCATACACCGTAACGTATGAATTGTCCGAACTGGAAGCGGCCTTGTACGAGCAGGTGACCAGCTACGTGCGGGAGGAGTTCAATCGCGCAGAAAAACTTGACAAGGACCGGAAAGGAACCGTCGGCTTTGCTCTCACTGTTTTGCAGCGCCGGCTGGCGTCCAGCCCTGAAGCGATTTATCAATCCTTACATCGCAGGCGGGAACGTCTGGAAACACGTTTGCGTGAAGAGAAGTTGATGAAACGCGGACGGGATGTGGACATTACCGAAGACACATTCAAGGATATACCGAAATTTTCCGAGGAAGATTATGAAGATTTCGATGATGCTCCTGAAACAGAAAACGAACAGACAGAGGAACAGGTCAGCGATTCAGCCAGTGCCGCGCGTACGATCGCTGAATTGGAGCTGGAAATTGATCACTTGGCGGAATTGGAGAAACTCGCCGATAAAGTCCGTCGTAGCGGGCAGGATCGCAAGTGGACGGAACTATCCAAGCTTTTGCAGGACCAGGCAGAGATGTTCGATGCGGATGGGCGCCGCCGTAAGCTGGTCATCTTTTCTGAGCATCGTGACACCCTCAATTACCTGACAGACAAGATTCGCACCTTGCTGGGAAAACACGAGGCCGTGGTTTCCATTCATGGTGGAATTGATCGCGACAAGCGTCGTGCGATTCAGGCATCCTTTGTGCAGGATAAGGATGTAATTGTATTGGTGGCCACAGATGCGGCCGGCGAAGGTATCAACCTGCAACGTGCCCACCTGATGATCAACTATGACCTGCCGTGGAATCCAACCCGTCTGGAACAGCGCTTTGGACGCATTCACCGCATCGGCCAAACCGAAGTCTGCCACTTGTGGAATCTGGTTTCCGATCAGACCCGCGAAGGCGAAGTGTATATTCGATTACTGCAAAAGATAGAAGAGCAGCGCAAGGCATTGATGAGCGATGGTGTCTTTGATATATTGGGAAAACTCTTCCGCGAGACTAGTTTGCGTCAGTTATTGATGGAAGCCATTCGCTATGGCGATCAACCCGAAGTCAAAGCGCGTTTATTCCAGGCAGTGGACAATCTTGCTGACCAGGAACACGTGCGCGAGTTGCTCGAGGAACGCTCGCTAGCGCAGGACACATTGGATGTAACCAATGTCCGCCGAATCCGCGAGGACTTTGAACGGGCTCAGGCGCGTCGCTTGCAACCACACTTCATTGCTGGATTCTTCAAAGCCGCGTTCGAGCACCTCGGTGGGACGATGCACGCGCGTGAACCTTTGCGATTTGAGATCACCCATGTGCCGGCGCCGATTCGCAATCGTGCCAGCACCTTCGGAAGAGGTACAGTGCTCAATAAATATGAACGGGTCACGTTTAACAAGGAAGCCATCCATCAACCTGGCAAAGTGACAGCCGAATTTCTCTGCCCTGGCAATCCGTTGATGGACGCGGTGACAGACCTGATCCTGGAGCGGTATCGAGGATTATTGCGTCAAGGCGCGATCCTGGTGGACCCAACGGACATGGGAGAAGAGCCTCGGGTGTTGTATTATCTCGAACACGCGATAAAGGATGCCCGTCCAGCAAAGATCGGCGAACGACGCGTGATCTCGAAGCAGATGCAATTCGTTGAGATCAACTCCAAAGGTGAGGCAAAGTCTGCGGGACCAGCCCCCTTCCACAATTATTTACCATTGGAGGAAACATCCAAACCGCTGATCGAGTCCGTACTGGAGACGGACTGGCTGCGAGGTGATCTTGAGTCAAGCATCCGCACTTACGCAGCCCAAACCCTTGTGCCTCAACACCTGCAAGAGGTGAAGTCGCGACGGGAAGAAAGCATCCTCAAAACCGAGGCGGCTGTGAAGGATCGTCTGACGAAAGAAATCACCTATTGGGATAATCGTGCCGCGGAGCTCATAGCGCAGGAACAAGCTGGAAAAACCAACGCGCGCTTGAATTCGGATTTGGCGCGTCGGAGGGCAGACGAACTTGCAGCGCGTCTACAAAAACGGATGGAAGAATTGGAGCAGGAGCGCCATATCTCGGCTGCGCCGCCAGTCATCATGGGAGGTGCGCTGGTGATCCCGGCCGGCTTATTGGCAAAAATGCAGAACCGACCACCCAGCCTGTTTGCCCGGCAGACCAAAGCCGTGGAGTTGGCTGCCATGCGAGCGGTGATGGAGCATGAGCTCAAGCTGGGCTTCATTCCCAAAGACGTGAGCGCGGACAAAGTTGGCTGGGACATCGAGTCGCAGGCCGGTGAAGGAAAGCTGCGCTTCATTGAAGTGAAGGGACGCGTAGAAGGCGCAAAAACTGTCACGGTCACCAAGACAGAAATCCTTGCCGCGCTCAACAAGCCGGATGATTTTATCCTGGCAGTCGTGGAAGTATTGTTCGAGGGTGAAGCTGCCAAAGGTGGTGTACCCGGCTATCTCCACAAGCCTTTTCAACGCGAACCCGATTTTGCAGCGGTAAGTGTGAACTATGAATTGAAAGAATTATTGGTAAAAGGTGAGACGTCAAAATGA